Below is a window of Entelurus aequoreus isolate RoL-2023_Sb linkage group LG07, RoL_Eaeq_v1.1, whole genome shotgun sequence DNA.
CCCCAAACCGATGAAGAGATGGTGCGTAGACCCTACTTGTATATcttgtataaagtgtgttttcaaTAGAACTATTCCTAacggtaccttgttattgtgcatccatccatccattaattttctcgggatcgcgggggtgctggagcctatcccagctgcactcgggcagcaggcgaggtacaccctggacaagtcgccacctcatcacagggccaacacagatagatagacaacatccacactcacattaacacactagggccaatttggtgtgcattactaagatattcaaatagGTATAATGCCACTAATAGATAGCTGGCAAAgggtgtgctaatcgctagctgacagctTATTCTGCTAATCGCTAGTGGGCAAcgagagcgctaatcgctagataTCCTAAATACTGACGTAAATCTAGAAATATAAATAatcattcatgtttttgttttaaaccaAGGTACAGTGAGTATAGTGACCACATCATTGCCATTTCTAAACTAAATTAGAGTGTGTCTGATCAATTTTAATGTgtgtttaaagacatttaaatttgtggaaaaattTGCGAGGCGATATAAAACATATATCAAATGGCGATGTATCGTTCGATGGTGAACGCGGTGATGGAGCAAGACGACACGTTGATGCCCAGGTACTGCAGATAGGTGATACACAAGCATCCCGTGTAGCCGTATATCCAGAAAGCTACCACATCAGAGATGTTGGGCAGACCAGCGGCTAGAAGCACGATGAGATCAGCCACCGCCAGACTGACGAGGTAGCAGTTGGTCGGAGTCACCATGTGCTTGGTACGCAGAACCACCAGCACCACCATGATGTTACCGGCAATCCCGACGCCACAGATGAGTATTGTGAGAAATATGGTCACAACCTGCTCTTCCATTGGGTTCAGAGGCATCCTGGTCATGTTTACAAGCGAGGTGACATTCTGAACGTTGGCAGTGTGGTTCTCCATTTTGTAATGTTTCAGCTTCACGACGGATTGATCTTCAGGGGCAGCAGAAGGAAACCTGGAGATAGAAAAGAGTTTTGCTTGGTAGCAACCAAAAAAACCACATTCTGTTTGTAATATGTATTATTGTTGACTTTAATGTTCTCCCCTTGTCTAttcgtgtcatgtctgtgttaatcatgtttttgttttgcttgggttttgggctctttttagttcctggttgcacttccttgtttggtttgatttccatggtcacccattagttttcacctgtcatgtcacgcacctgttcacctgtcttgtcacgcacctgttttcactgatcacgtcactatttaaatctgtctgtttctgttgttcgtcctggcgtcctcgcactttttgatccctccacttcatgtcatgtcacagttctttgccaagtaagttttgttcatttatgccacagttagtgtttttgttttattgttcatagtttctgcctttgtgcaagttttgtgtttctacccaagttttgtatttccgccctcgtgcaagtcttttgttttgtatagtcaagttttctacctccactgtgagcgccttttgtttattccttttttattgttaaataaacatgtatttaaattcacgcctcgcacgggccaattttcctttgccttccggaaaagcaaaacccaagaatccAGTTATGACAATTCGACCATTTTGCTTACATTAGTTTGACACAGAAAGACTATTTTCTAACAGATAACTGTGTGTTGAACGAGGTTAATCACCGACAAGAAGTGGGCTGCTTAGGTGCGTACAGGTAGGTTGGGAGGTTTAAGATCAGTGTTAATGTGACTTGGCGGTGGAAAGTGTCAGCAGTTGGCTTACTTTGTAGTCCTTTGCTCTAGT
It encodes the following:
- the LOC133654359 gene encoding thyrotropin-releasing hormone receptor-like, whose protein sequence is MENHTANVQNVTSLVNMTRMPLNPMEEQVVTIFLTILICGVGIAGNIMVVLVVLRTKHMVTPTNCYLVSLAVADLIVLLAAGLPNISDVVAFWIYGYTGCLCITYLQYLGINVSSCSITAFTIERYIAI